The bacterium DNA segment GACCCAAAGTTCGGTAATAGTGAAGTTTCAAAATTTGTCAATACCATTATGATGAGTGGTAAAAAATCGGTTGCTGAACGCATAGTGTATGGAGCTTTCGATCTTGTTGTAGCTAAAGGAGGGAAAGATCCGGTAGAGATTTTCAACCTCGCAATGAATAATATTAAGCCGTTGGTTGAGGTCAAGAGCCGGCGCGTTGGTGGCGCAAACTATCAAGTTCCGGTTGAGGTTCGTCCGAGTCGCCGTATGGCACTTGCTATGCGTTGGTTGAGAGAGGCTGCGCGCAAACGATCTGAAAAGTCAATGGGGCAGCGCTTGGCAGCTGAAATGCTCGAGGCGGCAGAAAATCGTGGTGGAGCAGTCAAGAAGCGTGACGAAGTGCACCGTATGGCAGAGGCGAACAAGGCATTTGCACACTTTAGATTCTAATACACATTTTAGGCGGCAGTCTGTCTGTTGGCCATCTGTTCTATATAAGCAAAGGTTACTACTGTGGCACGCAAAACCCCTATCAATCTTTACCGAAATATCGGTATTAGTGCACACATTGACGCCGGTAAGACAACGGCGACAGAGCGTATTCTCTTCTATACCGGAGTTAATCATAAGATCGGTGAAGTGCACGACGGTGCGGCCACCATGGATTGGATGGAGCAGGAGCAAGAGCGTGGCATAACGATAACATCAGCTGCAACGACTTGTTTTTGGAAAGGCATGGCTAATCAGTACCCTGAGCATCGCATCAATATTATTGACACTCCTGGTCACGTTGATTTTACGATTGAGGTAGAGCGATCAATGCGTGTTCTCGACGGAGCGTGCATGGTTTATTGCGCTGTAGGAGGGGTGCAACCTCAGTCTGAGACTGTTTGGCGCCAGGCTAATAAGTATAAAGTTCCCCGCCTTGCCTTTGTAAATAAGATGGATCGCCAGGGGGCAGACTTTTTTAAAGTAGTAGAGCAGATGGCAACGCGCCTAAAAGCTAATCCTGTGCCGATTGTTATCCCT contains these protein-coding regions:
- the rpsG gene encoding 30S ribosomal protein S7, which produces DPKFGNSEVSKFVNTIMMSGKKSVAERIVYGAFDLVVAKGGKDPVEIFNLAMNNIKPLVEVKSRRVGGANYQVPVEVRPSRRMALAMRWLREAARKRSEKSMGQRLAAEMLEAAENRGGAVKKRDEVHRMAEANKAFAHFRF